In Patescibacteria group bacterium, a single genomic region encodes these proteins:
- a CDS encoding DUF5678 domain-containing protein, with the protein MSYFATMLSMDWTRLYKKYAGLWVALKDDEKTVVGSGATLKQALAGAEKKGYQHPIVHRVPAKLEAFVGINEVSL; encoded by the coding sequence ATGTCATATTTTGCTACTATGTTGAGTATGGATTGGACTCGCCTCTACAAAAAATACGCTGGTCTGTGGGTGGCCTTGAAAGACGATGAAAAGACCGTCGTTGGCTCTGGCGCAACCCTTAAGCAGGCTCTTGCTGGTGCAGAAAAGAAAGGATATCAGCATCCCATTGTGCATCGCGTGCCTGCAAAATTAGAAGCTTTTGTCGGCATCAATGAAGTTTCGCTATAA